A region from the Zonotrichia leucophrys gambelii isolate GWCS_2022_RI chromosome 21, RI_Zleu_2.0, whole genome shotgun sequence genome encodes:
- the WNT4 gene encoding protein Wnt-4 isoform X2: MCKRNLEVMDSVRRGAQLAIEECQYQFRNRRWNCSTLDTLPVFGKVVTQGTREAAFVYAISSAGVAFAVTRACSSGELDKCGCDRTVQGGSPQGFQWSGCSDNIAYGVAFSQSFVDIRERSKGASSNRALMNLHNNEAGRKAILNNMRVECKCHGVSGSCEFKTCWKAMPPFRKVGNVLKEKFDGATEVEQSEIGSTKVLVPKNSQFKPHTDEDLVYLDSSPDFCDHDLKNGVLGTSGRQCNKTSKAIDGCELMCCGRGFHTDEVEVVERCSCKFHWCCSVKCKPCHRVVEIHTCR, translated from the exons ATGTGCAAGAGGAACCTGGAGGTGATGGACTCGGTGCGACGCGGAGCCCAGCTGGCCATTGAGGAGTGCCAGTACCAATTCCGCAACCGCCGCTGGAACTGCTCCACACTGGATACCCTGCCTGTCTTCGGCAAGGTGGTGACACAAG GGACACGAGAGGCAGCGTTCGTCTACGCCATCTCTTCAGCAGGGGTGGCCTTCGCCGTGACCCGCGCCTGCAGCAGTGGCGAGCTGGACAAGTGTGGCTGTGACCGCACAGTGCAGGGGGGCAGTCCACAGG GCTTCCAGTGGTCAGGCTGCTCCGATAACATCGCCTACGGTGTGGCCTTCTCGCAGTCCTTCGTTGACATCCGTGAGAGGAGCAAAGGGGCCTCTTCCAACAGAGCATTAATGAACCTCCACAACAACGAGGCAGGGAGGAAG GCGATCCTGAACAACATGCGGGTGGAATGTAAGTGTCATGGTGTGTCAGGCTCATGCGAGTTCAAGACGTGCTGGAAGGCCATGCCCCCCTTCCGCAAAGTGGGCAACGTCCTCAAGGAGAAATTCGACGGTGCCACAGAGGTCGAACAGAGCGAGATTGGATCCACCAAAGTGCTGGTGCCCAAAAACTCCCAGTTCAAGCCACACACAGACGAGGACCTCGTCTACCTAGACTCCAGTCCTGACTTCTGTGACCACGACCTCAAGAATGGGGTCCTGGGCACCAGTGGACGGCAGTGCAACAAGACCTCCAAGGCCATCGATGGCTGCGAGCTGATGTGTTGTGGCCGTGGCTTTCACACGGACGAAGTGGAGGTTGTGGAAAGGTGCAGCTGCAAATTCCACTGGTGCTGCTCCGTCAAGTGCAAACCCTGCCATCGGGTGGTGGAGATCCACACATGCCGGTGA
- the WNT4 gene encoding protein Wnt-4 isoform X1, producing the protein MSPEYSLRSLLLIILATFSANASNWLYLAKLSSVGSISEEETCEKLKGLIQRQVQMCKRNLEVMDSVRRGAQLAIEECQYQFRNRRWNCSTLDTLPVFGKVVTQGTREAAFVYAISSAGVAFAVTRACSSGELDKCGCDRTVQGGSPQGFQWSGCSDNIAYGVAFSQSFVDIRERSKGASSNRALMNLHNNEAGRKAILNNMRVECKCHGVSGSCEFKTCWKAMPPFRKVGNVLKEKFDGATEVEQSEIGSTKVLVPKNSQFKPHTDEDLVYLDSSPDFCDHDLKNGVLGTSGRQCNKTSKAIDGCELMCCGRGFHTDEVEVVERCSCKFHWCCSVKCKPCHRVVEIHTCR; encoded by the exons GTACCTGGCAAAGCTGTCTTCAGTAGGGAGCATCTCTGAGGAGGAGACTTGCGAGAAGCTGAAGGGCTTGATCCAGCGCCAGGTGCAGATGTGCAAGAGGAACCTGGAGGTGATGGACTCGGTGCGACGCGGAGCCCAGCTGGCCATTGAGGAGTGCCAGTACCAATTCCGCAACCGCCGCTGGAACTGCTCCACACTGGATACCCTGCCTGTCTTCGGCAAGGTGGTGACACAAG GGACACGAGAGGCAGCGTTCGTCTACGCCATCTCTTCAGCAGGGGTGGCCTTCGCCGTGACCCGCGCCTGCAGCAGTGGCGAGCTGGACAAGTGTGGCTGTGACCGCACAGTGCAGGGGGGCAGTCCACAGG GCTTCCAGTGGTCAGGCTGCTCCGATAACATCGCCTACGGTGTGGCCTTCTCGCAGTCCTTCGTTGACATCCGTGAGAGGAGCAAAGGGGCCTCTTCCAACAGAGCATTAATGAACCTCCACAACAACGAGGCAGGGAGGAAG GCGATCCTGAACAACATGCGGGTGGAATGTAAGTGTCATGGTGTGTCAGGCTCATGCGAGTTCAAGACGTGCTGGAAGGCCATGCCCCCCTTCCGCAAAGTGGGCAACGTCCTCAAGGAGAAATTCGACGGTGCCACAGAGGTCGAACAGAGCGAGATTGGATCCACCAAAGTGCTGGTGCCCAAAAACTCCCAGTTCAAGCCACACACAGACGAGGACCTCGTCTACCTAGACTCCAGTCCTGACTTCTGTGACCACGACCTCAAGAATGGGGTCCTGGGCACCAGTGGACGGCAGTGCAACAAGACCTCCAAGGCCATCGATGGCTGCGAGCTGATGTGTTGTGGCCGTGGCTTTCACACGGACGAAGTGGAGGTTGTGGAAAGGTGCAGCTGCAAATTCCACTGGTGCTGCTCCGTCAAGTGCAAACCCTGCCATCGGGTGGTGGAGATCCACACATGCCGGTGA